The following are encoded together in the Sinorhizobium terangae genome:
- a CDS encoding chemotaxis protein CheW, with translation MTTPSRPAARPVDWTAVRRRMAAAIEQTEALLETAQQDPGAPNEQTSRSAGDAFAGLSEEQAVGLVTFMLADREFALEIRYVCEIVSKPRVSPLPGMPPHAYGIYDLRGQLLPVFDLCGLLDLPRRAGAANDWAIVCGQTHPEFLILSDAAPAILMLPSEKIGTATAGPGDKAWYRGTTQAGTVIVDGYILLNDRQFFLEDVQIIADDETVRTDIHESSTSE, from the coding sequence ATGACGACACCCTCCCGGCCCGCCGCTCGCCCGGTCGACTGGACTGCCGTCAGAAGGCGCATGGCGGCGGCGATAGAGCAGACGGAGGCGCTTTTGGAAACGGCACAACAAGATCCGGGCGCGCCGAATGAGCAAACATCACGATCGGCCGGCGATGCGTTCGCCGGGCTGAGTGAAGAGCAGGCGGTAGGCCTTGTGACCTTCATGCTAGCGGATCGCGAGTTTGCCCTGGAAATTCGCTACGTTTGCGAAATCGTTTCGAAGCCACGCGTCAGTCCGCTTCCTGGTATGCCCCCGCATGCCTATGGCATCTATGATTTGCGCGGCCAGTTGCTTCCCGTCTTCGATCTATGCGGACTGCTCGACCTCCCCCGACGAGCCGGCGCGGCCAATGACTGGGCGATCGTATGCGGACAGACGCACCCTGAGTTCTTGATCCTGTCTGACGCCGCGCCGGCGATATTGATGCTTCCCTCGGAGAAAATCGGCACGGCAACGGCCGGTCCCGGCGATAAAGCTTGGTATCGCGGAACGACGCAGGCCGGAACGGTCATTGTGGACGGATACATTCTATTGAACGACCGCCAATTCTTTCTTGAGGATGTGCAGATCATCGCCGACGACGAGACGGTAAGGACCGATATCCATGAGTCCTCGACTAGCGAATAG
- a CDS encoding CheR family methyltransferase produces MTGHAPSSNFAEQVAYRVGLSLPASRKGYVASAIARLMVRRGIGDSRLFLDRLGLDAELTDDAVAAITVGETHFFRGPDQFQLIRQTILPELRRRQSDGSPVRIWSLGCATGEEPYSLAILCDEEGLLGDVRISAADISRRALAIAKAAEYGEWSLRNTDHKQRKRHFTSCDEGFRLHERLRRRVEFAHLNLGTDELPAPEKQLADFDLILCRNVLVHLDAIAVPRIARQLLACLADGGWLLTAPADPPLWKYAPFETSVTPAGVVYRRIIAHPHATRSSISCATSVHGQTKKPVAHVPPVRACVGDARKELGDQTFKVIARQIRSHFDMGETREAARLAAQATESHPLSAELHFLHALSQMANEETAAAAAALRRVVYLDSTLAAAQFFLGACLKDSDPQAALRSFENVRLICISRPPQERVSLMPETTAGHLAERAQREIGKIRQSPGSEGP; encoded by the coding sequence GTGACAGGACACGCGCCGTCCTCAAACTTCGCTGAACAGGTTGCCTACAGGGTCGGCCTCAGTCTTCCAGCCTCCCGAAAAGGGTACGTCGCTTCGGCGATCGCTCGGCTCATGGTGCGGCGTGGGATTGGCGACAGCCGGTTGTTTCTCGATCGGCTGGGGCTGGACGCGGAATTGACCGACGATGCGGTCGCTGCGATCACGGTCGGAGAAACGCATTTCTTTCGGGGTCCAGATCAATTCCAGCTTATACGGCAAACAATCCTTCCCGAACTGCGGCGACGGCAGTCCGATGGCTCTCCCGTCCGGATCTGGAGCCTTGGCTGTGCAACGGGTGAGGAGCCCTACTCCCTTGCCATTCTCTGCGACGAGGAAGGTCTTTTGGGGGATGTTCGAATAAGTGCAGCCGACATCTCCAGGAGGGCGCTCGCCATCGCGAAGGCGGCCGAATATGGCGAATGGTCCTTGAGGAATACGGATCACAAGCAAAGAAAACGCCATTTCACCTCATGCGATGAAGGATTTCGACTGCACGAACGACTGCGCCGGCGGGTCGAGTTCGCTCACCTGAACCTTGGTACAGACGAGCTTCCGGCGCCGGAAAAGCAATTGGCTGACTTCGATTTGATCCTTTGCCGCAACGTGCTCGTCCATCTCGACGCGATCGCGGTGCCCCGGATTGCGCGTCAGCTACTCGCCTGCCTCGCCGATGGAGGCTGGCTGTTGACGGCACCCGCCGATCCACCTTTGTGGAAATACGCACCATTCGAGACTTCGGTCACACCTGCCGGTGTTGTCTATCGGCGCATCATAGCCCATCCACACGCGACCAGGAGTTCCATCTCATGTGCGACCTCCGTGCACGGTCAGACCAAAAAACCTGTCGCGCACGTGCCGCCTGTTCGAGCTTGTGTTGGCGATGCGCGAAAAGAGCTCGGCGACCAAACCTTCAAGGTTATTGCCCGGCAAATCCGCTCGCATTTCGATATGGGTGAGACTCGCGAAGCCGCGCGGCTTGCTGCGCAAGCGACGGAAAGCCACCCGCTCTCGGCGGAGCTACATTTCCTCCACGCGCTCTCTCAGATGGCCAACGAAGAAACCGCCGCGGCTGCCGCGGCGCTGCGACGCGTGGTCTATCTGGACAGCACTCTGGCAGCCGCGCAATTCTTTCTCGGTGCCTGTCTCAAAGACAGCGACCCGCAAGCGGCCCTCCGAAGCTTCGAAAACGTGCGCCTGATTTGCATCTCTCGTCCGCCGCAGGAACGCGTCTCCCTGATGCCCGAGACGACGGCCGGACATCTCGCGGAGCGTGCGCAGCGGGAAATCGGCAAGATCCGGCAAAGTCCAGGGAGCGAAGGCCCATGA
- a CDS encoding LuxR C-terminal-related transcriptional regulator yields the protein MNASRVALIADDDEFFRIALGFILKSKLQFTEIIDAGSLDEAVERLSGRGDILLALFDLAMPGMQSAASLAAVRDVHPELKVVVVSASSRRSDILSALTAGINGYVPKGLGATELAEALGAVLNGAVYVPPSIAGRASPPEEAGVPPLVRGNQDERSHRTIEFLTPRQREVLLLLVQGLSNKEIARKLNLGEGTVKIHMAALFRSLRVRNRQEAAAAGARLLPMTES from the coding sequence ATGAATGCCTCACGCGTCGCACTTATTGCCGATGATGATGAATTCTTCCGGATCGCGCTCGGCTTCATCCTGAAGAGCAAACTGCAATTCACGGAGATCATCGATGCAGGGTCGCTCGATGAAGCCGTTGAAAGACTCAGTGGGCGCGGCGACATATTGTTGGCGTTGTTCGATTTGGCGATGCCGGGGATGCAGAGTGCAGCCAGCCTCGCTGCCGTACGCGATGTTCACCCCGAACTGAAGGTCGTTGTGGTTTCGGCATCGTCCCGTCGATCGGACATATTGTCCGCCCTCACGGCCGGCATAAACGGCTATGTGCCAAAGGGCCTCGGGGCGACCGAGCTTGCCGAAGCACTAGGCGCCGTTCTCAACGGCGCAGTTTATGTGCCGCCTTCGATCGCGGGCCGCGCCTCCCCTCCCGAAGAAGCAGGTGTCCCTCCGCTCGTCCGCGGAAACCAGGACGAGCGGAGCCATCGCACGATCGAGTTCCTCACGCCAAGGCAGCGCGAGGTTCTCCTGCTCCTTGTGCAGGGGCTCTCGAACAAGGAAATCGCCCGCAAGCTGAACCTCGGCGAGGGTACCGTGAAGATCCATATGGCAGCACTCTTCCGCAGTCTGCGGGTCAGGAACCGCCAGGAGGCGGCCGCCGCAGGGGCGCGCCTGTTGCCCATGACCGAAAGCTAG
- a CDS encoding PAS domain S-box protein produces the protein MNAPIPERSPKRSHDFFQYLIDGIAEPVIVKDEASRFVFINTEACGLMGRTRDELLGRTDYDFLPSEEAHRIVALDRAVLSTGEDCQLEEQITTPDGVTRTLLTKKRCVRIPIGAKEEKFLVAAIVEITHLRKTEATLRASEEHYRSLVDLHPQVPWTADAKGEVLEVGPRWTEFTGLGEKETLGRGWAKAVHPQDAAMVHTQWQRSLSSGEPLDVEYRLLTATGHYRWFRGRAVAKRNSAGEIARWYGVLEDVDDIRRAVEALRESEARFRAIADDAPVMIWVADPSGDTSFFNRLWLETTGQTEAEALGFGWVDVIHPDDREKVQETFFHAATGKEPVRSEYRLRRADGRWAWVIDVGQPRFADDGTFLGYVGSVLDITERRAAEIAQQESQAFIRSIFDSSPDCVRVLDLDGKPLLMNKAGRRIFGHAEGDPLTKTTWDVIGSDADAQRVLEGWAKVRAGETARFEITVRDAEGAQRCMDVIAAPILGNEGRPVRMLTIWRDITDAKRASEEIIRAHRRAEAAADQLSSVLDSTMDSVMLLDAGWRIRYLNENVKRLLNIGDEALGQVFWKLFPKEIKGNFAKHCQEVMSRRVRSFFEDYLPSLDTWIEASASPTQDGISIFCRDITERRRAEEDKLQAQKQLAHMARHDMLTGLSNRMFFRESFDRALSERHASQRMAVLCLDLDGFKAINDTLGHPAGDALLRQVSSRLVESVRATDIVARLGGDEFAIIYLAARTHEEAFRVAQRIIDTLSEPFVIEGVSATVGASVGIAFAPDDGTSADELIKAADIALYNAKSSGRGTYRRFDVAMHAQLQAHQKMKIALRGALERNEFELFYQPLISLKSRRVTGCEALLRWRNPERGMIAPSEFVPIAEETALIVTIGEWILAEACREASLWPEHVSIAVNLSPVQFKHRNLVKAVADALSSSGLNPARLQLEITESVLLDESEHNVQVLHDLRSLGVKIAMDDFGTGYSSLGYLRTFPFDKIKVDQAFVRDLPHGKESLAIVRAVAGLGRSLGMTTTIEGIETEDQLAIANAEGFHEVQGYIFSRPVPAGEISRLIEDGSL, from the coding sequence ATGAACGCTCCGATTCCCGAACGTTCGCCGAAGAGGTCCCATGACTTCTTTCAGTATCTTATCGATGGCATTGCCGAACCGGTGATCGTCAAAGACGAGGCGTCGAGATTTGTCTTCATAAACACCGAAGCATGCGGGCTTATGGGCAGAACTCGCGATGAACTCCTCGGACGCACGGACTATGATTTTTTGCCAAGCGAGGAAGCCCATCGGATTGTTGCGCTTGACAGAGCGGTCCTTTCCACCGGCGAGGACTGTCAGCTCGAAGAGCAAATCACCACGCCAGACGGCGTCACGCGGACGCTGCTGACCAAGAAGCGCTGCGTGCGCATACCGATTGGCGCGAAGGAAGAGAAATTCCTGGTCGCCGCCATCGTCGAAATCACGCATCTTCGTAAGACCGAAGCAACACTGCGCGCCAGCGAAGAGCACTATCGGTCGCTCGTAGACTTGCATCCCCAGGTTCCTTGGACGGCTGACGCGAAGGGCGAGGTGTTGGAAGTAGGCCCGCGATGGACCGAATTTACCGGATTGGGCGAGAAGGAGACGCTCGGACGTGGATGGGCAAAAGCCGTGCATCCGCAGGACGCCGCCATGGTTCACACGCAGTGGCAACGCTCTCTTTCGAGTGGCGAACCCCTCGATGTCGAATATCGGCTTTTGACCGCAACTGGTCATTACCGCTGGTTCCGAGGCCGCGCGGTGGCCAAGCGCAACAGCGCTGGAGAAATTGCGCGCTGGTATGGCGTCCTTGAGGATGTCGACGATATTCGCCGCGCCGTCGAGGCTCTACGCGAAAGCGAGGCGCGCTTCCGGGCGATCGCCGACGACGCACCGGTGATGATCTGGGTAGCGGACCCTTCGGGCGACACGAGTTTCTTCAATCGCCTCTGGCTTGAGACCACCGGCCAAACGGAAGCCGAGGCCCTTGGTTTCGGCTGGGTGGATGTGATCCATCCCGATGACCGGGAGAAAGTGCAAGAAACATTCTTCCACGCAGCAACAGGTAAGGAGCCGGTCCGCAGCGAGTACCGCTTGCGGCGAGCCGATGGCAGGTGGGCGTGGGTGATCGATGTCGGCCAACCTCGCTTTGCCGACGATGGAACATTTCTGGGATATGTAGGCTCGGTCCTCGACATCACGGAACGCCGAGCCGCTGAGATCGCGCAACAGGAATCGCAGGCCTTCATCAGAAGCATTTTCGACAGCAGCCCCGACTGTGTGCGCGTACTCGATCTGGACGGAAAGCCGCTGCTTATGAACAAAGCCGGTCGGCGGATCTTCGGCCACGCGGAGGGGGATCCGCTTACGAAAACGACATGGGACGTTATCGGCAGCGACGCGGACGCACAAAGGGTTCTAGAGGGTTGGGCAAAAGTCAGAGCCGGGGAGACGGCCCGCTTCGAGATCACAGTGCGCGATGCCGAGGGCGCGCAAAGATGCATGGACGTGATCGCGGCCCCCATCCTGGGAAATGAAGGAAGGCCAGTCCGAATGCTTACGATCTGGCGCGACATCACCGACGCCAAGCGCGCCAGCGAGGAAATCATTCGTGCGCACAGGAGGGCCGAGGCCGCGGCCGATCAGCTATCGTCGGTTCTCGATAGCACCATGGATAGCGTCATGCTCCTAGATGCCGGATGGCGAATTCGCTACTTGAATGAGAACGTGAAGCGACTTCTCAACATCGGGGACGAGGCGCTCGGACAAGTCTTCTGGAAGCTGTTCCCCAAAGAGATCAAGGGGAATTTTGCCAAGCACTGCCAGGAAGTCATGAGTCGGCGCGTTCGGTCCTTCTTTGAAGATTACTTGCCGTCGCTCGACACATGGATCGAGGCCAGCGCGTCCCCGACGCAAGACGGCATCTCTATTTTCTGTCGAGACATAACCGAGCGCCGTCGAGCAGAGGAAGACAAGCTTCAGGCCCAGAAGCAGCTAGCCCACATGGCAAGGCACGACATGCTTACCGGGCTTTCAAACCGGATGTTCTTCCGCGAATCCTTCGATCGGGCGCTAAGCGAGAGGCACGCGTCCCAGCGCATGGCGGTGCTGTGCCTGGATCTCGATGGGTTCAAGGCGATCAACGACACTCTTGGGCATCCGGCCGGCGACGCTTTGTTGCGCCAGGTATCTTCGCGACTCGTCGAGTCTGTGAGAGCAACGGATATTGTCGCCCGCCTCGGGGGTGACGAGTTTGCTATCATATATTTGGCAGCAAGGACCCATGAAGAGGCCTTTCGCGTCGCCCAACGGATAATCGACACCCTTTCCGAGCCGTTCGTCATTGAGGGTGTGAGCGCGACTGTCGGAGCGAGCGTCGGGATTGCTTTTGCGCCGGATGACGGGACTTCGGCGGACGAATTGATCAAGGCCGCCGACATAGCCCTCTATAACGCCAAGTCAAGCGGTCGGGGGACTTACAGGCGCTTCGATGTGGCTATGCACGCGCAACTTCAGGCGCACCAGAAGATGAAGATTGCACTTAGGGGCGCCCTCGAAAGGAACGAATTCGAGCTGTTCTACCAGCCGCTGATCAGCTTAAAATCACGGCGTGTAACGGGATGCGAAGCGCTATTGAGGTGGCGCAATCCGGAAAGAGGGATGATTGCTCCTTCAGAGTTCGTCCCTATTGCAGAAGAAACCGCATTGATCGTGACGATTGGTGAGTGGATACTCGCTGAAGCCTGCCGCGAAGCCTCACTATGGCCGGAGCATGTAAGCATCGCAGTCAACCTCTCTCCGGTCCAGTTCAAACATCGCAATCTCGTCAAGGCAGTGGCCGATGCCCTCTCGTCTTCCGGGCTTAATCCCGCGCGCCTGCAATTGGAGATCACCGAATCGGTCCTGCTGGACGAGAGTGAGCACAATGTCCAAGTGCTCCACGACTTGCGGAGCCTCGGTGTAAAAATCGCAATGGACGATTTCGGAACGGGCTATTCGTCGCTTGGCTACCTCAGAACCTTTCCCTTCGACAAGATCAAGGTGGATCAAGCCTTTGTCCGCGACCTTCCGCACGGGAAGGAATCGCTTGCAATCGTGAGAGCCGTCGCCGGGCTTGGCCGGAGCCTTGGGATGACCACGACGATCGAGGGCATCGAGACCGAGGATCAACTGGCGATCGCGAATGCGGAAGGTTTCCATGAGGTTCAGGGCTATATTTTTTCGCGCCCCGTGCCCGCAGGGGAAATTTCCAGGTTGATCGAGGACGGCTCGCTTTGA
- a CDS encoding type II and III secretion system protein family protein, protein MSKGLARAGTVPALTAVVGACTLSSPYFIGRADAQEEFVSLTGTVEHVTLAPNDTITIRTGKSFGDLVIGSAELIDVVPLSERSLFIRGKQTGSTNISVYDDNKALIGVIDIRVASDFSEVAAAIRSAAPSARIRVFNSNDRIRLTGTVRDAVELQRVLEIAQSYSDQPVLNQLRVSDSQQVMLEVRVIEASRQTGRDLGIGWSGQGKNGIGKATTSQGIAVDDDGNLVRTLGDAAGAATGMQPFGQLIAKVLEIAGGRIDVVINALEQKGLVRRLAQPNLIAMSGETASFHAGGEVPIQTTVANGATVATETDYRPFGVRLTFTPVVLDSGLISLKIEPEVSELDTSINVNGNPGFISRAAKTTVALRDGQSFAMAGLLQSINAKDVQQLPWVSQVPVIGALFRSTSFLKRESDLVIIVTPHIVRPSAPGEDLYSPLDQTRSSNDWELFALGILEVDKDMLRRFRSGEGIKGPYGHRLDLDVGGVNAVSKK, encoded by the coding sequence ATGAGCAAGGGGTTGGCGCGAGCCGGAACCGTTCCGGCATTGACGGCGGTGGTAGGCGCCTGCACTTTATCGAGCCCCTATTTCATCGGTCGGGCGGACGCTCAGGAAGAATTCGTGAGCCTCACGGGCACCGTGGAGCACGTGACGTTGGCGCCGAACGACACGATCACGATCAGGACTGGAAAGTCCTTCGGCGACCTTGTGATCGGCAGCGCCGAGTTGATCGACGTCGTGCCGCTCTCCGAGAGGTCGCTGTTCATCCGCGGCAAGCAGACGGGGTCCACAAACATCTCCGTCTATGACGACAACAAGGCGCTGATAGGCGTCATCGACATCCGCGTCGCCAGCGACTTCAGCGAGGTTGCGGCGGCGATCCGATCCGCTGCACCTTCAGCGCGGATTCGGGTGTTCAATTCCAACGATCGCATTCGCCTGACCGGCACCGTGCGTGACGCCGTGGAATTACAGCGCGTGCTGGAGATCGCCCAGTCCTATTCCGATCAGCCGGTTCTTAACCAGTTGCGCGTCAGCGATTCCCAGCAGGTCATGCTGGAGGTGCGCGTGATCGAGGCTTCCCGCCAGACGGGGCGCGACCTCGGCATCGGCTGGTCCGGCCAAGGCAAGAACGGCATCGGCAAGGCAACGACCAGCCAGGGCATCGCTGTCGATGATGACGGAAACCTTGTCCGCACACTCGGAGATGCCGCGGGGGCGGCGACCGGCATGCAACCCTTCGGGCAGTTGATTGCCAAGGTGCTGGAGATTGCCGGCGGCCGGATCGACGTCGTCATCAATGCGCTAGAGCAGAAGGGCCTGGTGCGCCGGCTGGCGCAGCCGAACCTGATTGCCATGAGCGGCGAGACCGCAAGCTTCCACGCCGGCGGCGAGGTGCCGATCCAGACGACGGTTGCCAATGGCGCGACGGTCGCGACCGAAACCGATTACCGGCCTTTCGGCGTCAGGCTCACCTTCACGCCGGTGGTGCTCGACAGCGGGCTCATCAGTCTCAAGATCGAGCCGGAAGTCTCGGAGCTCGACACCTCGATCAACGTCAACGGCAATCCCGGCTTCATCTCGCGCGCGGCGAAGACCACGGTGGCGCTGCGCGACGGCCAGAGCTTCGCCATGGCCGGGTTGCTGCAGTCGATCAATGCCAAGGACGTTCAACAATTGCCGTGGGTGTCACAGGTTCCCGTGATCGGCGCGCTGTTCCGCTCGACGAGCTTCCTGAAGCGGGAGTCCGATCTCGTCATCATCGTCACGCCCCACATCGTGCGGCCGTCCGCACCCGGCGAGGACCTCTACAGCCCGCTCGACCAGACGCGCTCGTCGAACGACTGGGAGCTTTTTGCCCTCGGCATACTGGAGGTCGACAAGGACATGCTGCGGCGCTTCAGGAGTGGAGAAGGCATCAAAGGGCCTTATGGCCATCGTCTCGATCTTGACGTTGGAGGTGTCAATGCCGTTTCCAAGAAGTAG
- a CDS encoding pilus assembly protein: MPFPRSSRVFLLAAAAFLSSCADYLNHRDTITFGLGNAVEANKGIHTQEAFPRVAQNTRIASDGKVIHRAMRTYQGEGQAAAPAPSAVILPTATPPAGTNGPSADGTEN, from the coding sequence ATGCCGTTTCCAAGAAGTAGTCGCGTGTTCCTTTTAGCGGCCGCCGCATTCCTTTCGAGTTGCGCCGACTACCTGAATCATCGCGACACGATCACCTTCGGTCTCGGCAACGCGGTGGAAGCCAACAAGGGTATTCACACGCAGGAAGCTTTCCCGCGGGTGGCGCAGAACACGCGCATTGCCAGTGACGGCAAAGTGATTCACCGGGCGATGCGCACCTACCAAGGCGAAGGTCAGGCTGCCGCACCGGCGCCTTCGGCCGTGATCCTTCCGACGGCCACGCCTCCCGCGGGGACAAATGGCCCATCCGCCGATGGCACGGAAAACTAA
- a CDS encoding L,D-transpeptidase: MGGRSAMSRVALIVAATAAIGLAPLAGVVASERVPRTLGHRTGIVVAATQDYPPGTIVIHSSKRTLDLVLSRSRAIRYRIGVGRDGFRWSGVVRIGHKAEWPDWRPPAEMRARAPELPELVPAGPFNPMGARGIYLYREGTDTLYRIHGTNEQSTVGEFASSGCFRMSNADVIELFERVKIGATVVVK, encoded by the coding sequence ATGGGCGGCAGGTCGGCTATGAGCCGCGTTGCGCTAATCGTAGCTGCGACTGCCGCTATCGGACTCGCGCCTCTCGCTGGTGTGGTGGCGAGTGAGCGCGTGCCGCGTACCCTCGGACACCGGACGGGCATCGTTGTCGCGGCTACCCAGGATTATCCGCCTGGTACAATTGTGATCCACAGCAGCAAGCGGACCCTTGATCTTGTCCTCTCTCGAAGTCGCGCGATCCGTTACAGAATCGGCGTCGGTCGCGACGGCTTCCGGTGGAGCGGCGTCGTGAGGATTGGCCACAAGGCGGAATGGCCGGATTGGCGACCGCCCGCGGAGATGAGGGCGCGTGCGCCGGAACTTCCTGAACTCGTGCCGGCGGGGCCCTTCAATCCGATGGGAGCGCGCGGGATCTATCTTTACCGCGAAGGAACTGACACGCTCTATCGCATCCACGGGACGAACGAGCAGTCCACGGTCGGCGAGTTTGCGTCCTCCGGCTGCTTCCGGATGAGCAATGCCGATGTCATCGAACTTTTCGAGCGAGTGAAAATCGGGGCCACCGTGGTGGTGAAGTAG
- a CDS encoding lipocalin-like domain-containing protein yields the protein MSVRSIAIAFAVTTMASLCASQAAYQGFAGLGSAAEGFSVPQPGRPFRFPADHGPHTDFRIEWWYLTANLEAPDGTQYGAQWTLFRSALAPREATGWSSPQLWMGHAAVTTSEDHFVAERISRGGVGQAGVVAKPFSAWIDDWQMKGRTTPGADQLAELSLTATADEFGYDLRLSATGPLVPQGDNGYSLKSAKGQASYYYSQPFYAVSGSLSLPDGDIAVTGKAWLDREWSSQPLAEDQTGWDWFSLHLDTGEKLMGFRLRDEGEGFTSATWITADGRPTPLPAAALKIAPVRTAKVAGRQIPVSWNVRIPSRGFDVTTQPLNDQAWMSTSVPYWEGPIAFEGSVSGRGYLEMTGY from the coding sequence ATGAGCGTTAGATCGATTGCGATCGCTTTTGCGGTGACGACCATGGCAAGCTTGTGCGCAAGCCAAGCGGCCTACCAGGGTTTTGCTGGCCTCGGCTCGGCGGCTGAAGGGTTTTCGGTGCCGCAGCCCGGCCGGCCGTTCCGTTTCCCCGCGGACCACGGCCCTCATACGGACTTCCGGATAGAGTGGTGGTATCTGACGGCCAATCTTGAAGCTCCCGACGGGACTCAATACGGAGCGCAGTGGACCCTTTTCCGGTCAGCGCTTGCTCCAAGGGAGGCCACCGGGTGGTCGAGCCCACAGCTCTGGATGGGTCACGCAGCCGTCACCACTTCAGAGGACCACTTCGTTGCAGAACGTATTTCACGCGGGGGAGTGGGGCAGGCTGGGGTCGTTGCGAAGCCGTTCTCGGCCTGGATCGATGACTGGCAGATGAAGGGACGTACAACCCCGGGCGCGGATCAACTGGCCGAGCTCAGCCTGACTGCGACGGCAGATGAATTCGGTTATGACCTCCGCCTATCGGCAACTGGCCCGTTGGTGCCGCAGGGCGATAACGGCTATTCGCTGAAATCAGCGAAGGGTCAGGCCAGCTATTACTATTCGCAACCGTTCTATGCCGTGAGCGGCTCGCTATCGCTGCCCGACGGGGATATCGCGGTGACGGGAAAAGCCTGGCTTGACCGCGAGTGGTCATCACAGCCGCTCGCAGAAGACCAGACCGGCTGGGACTGGTTCTCGCTGCATCTGGATACAGGGGAGAAGCTCATGGGCTTCCGTCTCAGAGATGAAGGAGAGGGATTCACCTCCGCTACCTGGATCACTGCCGACGGGCGACCGACCCCTTTACCCGCGGCAGCGCTGAAGATCGCTCCCGTGCGAACCGCCAAAGTCGCAGGGCGTCAAATTCCTGTTTCCTGGAACGTCCGGATTCCCAGTCGTGGCTTCGACGTCACAACCCAGCCTCTGAACGACCAAGCATGGATGTCAACGTCCGTGCCGTATTGGGAAGGCCCGATCGCCTTTGAGGGCAGTGTCAGTGGGAGGGGCTATCTGGAGATGACCGGGTACTAG